In one Mesorhizobium australicum genomic region, the following are encoded:
- a CDS encoding CPBP family intramembrane glutamic endopeptidase: MPPTETTSPFRQYVALAREGRWGVPSIVIGMVLIVALWVVTTVVVMFAASAIISAWYGISYASISDRLQTAFAGRAGTATLLVTLGVLWGVVWAVLRIVHRRRLSSVLGADRRIDVRDGLKAVLAGCLAFGLSMLVGPDSQDLPIERSSLALADWLVYLLPVAGLIALQASAEEVVFRGYLMQLLANRFASPLVWAAIPLLIFTIAHWDPEVQAHMLLAIFGSVFLFAVAATVLVVATGNLGAAMGYHVVNNIFAFLVFSPRGDDNEFALYLYLALSDPRWTGSEAALLIGMDVLSCLLVLFLLLHQRSPLRVGRRPDAGCAPVPVE, encoded by the coding sequence ATGCCGCCGACCGAAACCACCTCGCCTTTCCGGCAATATGTCGCCCTCGCGAGGGAGGGCCGATGGGGCGTCCCGTCCATCGTCATCGGTATGGTGCTGATCGTGGCTCTGTGGGTCGTCACCACGGTCGTCGTCATGTTCGCCGCGTCTGCGATCATCAGTGCCTGGTACGGAATCTCGTATGCATCGATCTCCGATCGCCTCCAGACCGCCTTTGCCGGCCGCGCCGGGACGGCGACCCTGCTCGTCACCCTGGGCGTTCTGTGGGGTGTGGTCTGGGCCGTGCTGCGCATTGTGCACCGTCGGCGCCTGTCGAGCGTCCTCGGCGCGGACCGGCGGATCGACGTCCGGGATGGCCTGAAGGCGGTTCTCGCCGGCTGCCTCGCCTTCGGCCTGTCGATGCTCGTCGGTCCGGATTCGCAGGACTTGCCGATCGAACGGTCGTCGCTGGCGCTTGCCGACTGGCTGGTCTACCTGCTGCCGGTCGCGGGTTTGATCGCGCTGCAGGCATCGGCCGAGGAAGTGGTATTCCGCGGCTATCTGATGCAACTGCTCGCCAACCGGTTCGCGAGCCCGCTCGTCTGGGCGGCGATCCCGCTGCTCATCTTCACCATCGCGCATTGGGACCCGGAGGTGCAGGCGCACATGCTGCTGGCGATCTTCGGCTCCGTCTTCCTGTTCGCGGTCGCGGCGACCGTTCTCGTCGTGGCCACAGGCAATCTCGGCGCGGCGATGGGGTATCACGTCGTCAACAATATCTTCGCCTTCCTCGTCTTCTCGCCGCGGGGCGACGACAATGAATTCGCGCTCTATCTCTACCTCGCCCTGTCGGATCCGCGCTGGACCGGGAGCGAGGCCGCGTTGCTGATCGGCATGGATGTGCTGTCCTGCCTGCTCGTGCTGTTTCTGCTCCTTCACCAGCGCTCGCCGCTGAGGGTCGGCCGGCGGCCGGATGCCGGTTGCGCTCCGGTGCCCGTGGAGTAG
- a CDS encoding MarR family winged helix-turn-helix transcriptional regulator, producing the protein MAPMDNTVLETAFVDELSKVNRKLRTMFDARVKAQGLTLARARLLMHLAKNEGATQSELASALEIEQASIVSLLDALQKKDLVVRRAVKDDRRANGIFLTAKARSEADAILAFVVELRRQILAGIDEKDLSAATDVLKHVSRNIGAVA; encoded by the coding sequence ATGGCACCTATGGATAACACCGTTCTTGAGACCGCGTTCGTGGACGAGCTGTCGAAGGTGAACCGCAAGCTGCGGACGATGTTCGACGCCCGCGTGAAGGCGCAGGGCCTCACGCTGGCCCGTGCGCGTCTGCTGATGCATCTGGCGAAAAACGAGGGAGCGACGCAGTCGGAACTGGCGTCCGCGCTGGAGATCGAGCAGGCATCGATCGTCTCCCTGCTCGATGCCTTGCAGAAGAAAGATCTCGTCGTTCGCCGCGCCGTCAAGGACGATCGACGTGCCAACGGGATTTTCCTGACGGCGAAAGCCCGCAGCGAGGCGGATGCCATACTCGCCTTTGTGGTCGAGTTGCGAAGGCAGATCCTGGCAGGCATCGACGAGAAGGATCTGTCGGCCGCGACGGACGTGTTGAAGCATGTGTCGCGCAACATAGGCGCGGTCGCCTGA
- a CDS encoding TetR/AcrR family transcriptional regulator: MTEAVRKRGRPRLLNPEVGLEKAALLFWEHGYEGTSIADLTQAMGVTPPSLYATFGSKEDLYRQALDYAIDGENRRRAEALQGAASAYDAMAFYLYDVAESISQPGKPRGCIVSSAVLQHAEASESVARDVAARREAATRAMQVRFDRAVSDGELPADTDTDSLARFYAAIVQGMSAQACDGACTARLKQVADIALSAWPGERTQRT; the protein is encoded by the coding sequence ATGACGGAAGCCGTCCGAAAGCGCGGCAGGCCACGGCTGCTGAATCCGGAGGTGGGGCTCGAAAAGGCCGCGCTGCTGTTCTGGGAGCATGGCTATGAGGGGACGTCGATCGCCGACCTGACGCAGGCAATGGGCGTCACGCCGCCGTCGCTCTACGCCACCTTCGGCTCGAAGGAGGACCTGTACCGACAGGCGCTCGACTACGCCATCGACGGCGAAAACAGGCGGCGCGCCGAAGCCTTGCAAGGCGCGGCGAGCGCTTATGACGCCATGGCGTTCTACCTGTACGACGTTGCCGAAAGCATCAGCCAGCCCGGCAAACCGCGCGGGTGCATCGTCTCGTCGGCGGTGCTCCAGCATGCGGAGGCGAGCGAGTCGGTTGCCCGGGATGTGGCGGCGCGGCGGGAGGCCGCGACCCGGGCCATGCAGGTGCGTTTCGATCGCGCCGTGAGCGACGGCGAGCTCCCGGCCGACACGGACACCGATTCGCTCGCCCGCTTCTATGCGGCCATCGTCCAGGGCATGTCCGCGCAGGCGTGCGACGGGGCATGTACGGCCAGGCTGAAGCAGGTGGCCGACATCGCGCTGTCTGCATGGCCGGGAGAGCGGACGCAGAGGACGTGA
- a CDS encoding MFS transporter, translating to MHPARSGGYMLAALLLALTQGLGMNLVTANITQIQGSIGATTNEATWMVAAYMAPNVSLSLALIKIRAQYGLRNFAEISILGFVLASALNLMINDLPSAIIVRFMSGIAAAPMSTLGFLYMLEPFRPERKMQVGLPLALTNISLGAPVARLISPTLLDIEGWHNVTLLEVALALIAFCLVYNLPLGQPHPRAKVIEKLDVVSYLLIAIGFGATAVVLVLGRLYWWFEAPWLGVSLAVAIACVATAAVIELNRENPLLDIRWLSSPAVLHFTGALLVFRVVLSEQTTGAAGLFQVFGLNNGQTITLYWIILVASVAGGLSCVAVMKPGREPEIHLVALAFLIAGALMDSRSTNLTRPEEMYLSQALIAFAGALFLPPALLSGLMSALKKGPNYILSFVIVFLTTQSLGGLLGSAVFGTFITWREKLHSHALVEHLALTDPIVAQRVAQLSGAYARSLTDKALLNQEGIALLGQQATREANVLAYNDAFLLIAALAALAFVCLLIHIAFDTIRRWQVAAPQTASS from the coding sequence ATGCATCCCGCACGTTCGGGCGGCTACATGCTGGCCGCGCTGCTGCTTGCGCTCACGCAAGGGCTCGGCATGAACCTGGTTACGGCGAACATTACCCAAATCCAGGGCTCCATCGGCGCGACGACGAACGAGGCGACCTGGATGGTTGCGGCCTACATGGCGCCGAATGTTTCGCTGTCCCTCGCCCTGATCAAGATACGGGCGCAATACGGCCTGAGGAACTTTGCCGAGATCAGCATTCTTGGTTTCGTGCTCGCTTCGGCGCTTAATCTGATGATCAACGACCTGCCGTCGGCGATCATCGTGCGCTTCATGAGCGGTATTGCCGCAGCGCCGATGTCTACGCTGGGCTTTCTCTACATGCTGGAGCCGTTCCGACCGGAAAGGAAGATGCAGGTCGGACTTCCGCTGGCACTGACCAACATCTCGCTCGGTGCACCGGTCGCCCGGCTTATCTCGCCGACGCTGTTGGACATTGAAGGCTGGCACAATGTGACATTGCTGGAGGTCGCGCTAGCCCTCATCGCTTTCTGCCTTGTCTACAACCTGCCGCTCGGGCAGCCCCACCCCAGGGCAAAGGTCATCGAGAAGCTCGACGTCGTCAGCTATCTCCTTATTGCAATCGGCTTCGGCGCGACTGCCGTCGTCCTTGTGCTCGGCCGCCTCTATTGGTGGTTCGAAGCGCCATGGCTCGGGGTCAGCCTGGCGGTCGCCATTGCCTGCGTCGCGACTGCCGCCGTGATCGAGCTCAATCGCGAGAATCCGCTGCTGGATATCAGATGGCTGTCGAGCCCAGCCGTGCTGCATTTTACCGGCGCGTTGCTGGTCTTCCGCGTGGTGCTCTCGGAGCAGACGACGGGAGCTGCCGGACTGTTCCAGGTTTTCGGCCTCAACAACGGCCAGACGATAACATTGTACTGGATCATACTCGTCGCGTCGGTTGCCGGAGGACTGAGTTGCGTGGCGGTGATGAAACCGGGTCGCGAGCCGGAGATCCATCTCGTCGCGCTCGCGTTCCTGATCGCCGGAGCGCTGATGGACAGCCGCTCGACGAACCTGACGCGTCCGGAGGAAATGTACCTCAGCCAAGCGTTGATCGCCTTCGCTGGCGCGCTGTTCCTCCCCCCAGCATTGCTCAGCGGATTAATGTCGGCACTCAAGAAGGGGCCGAATTACATACTGAGCTTCGTCATTGTGTTTCTGACCACCCAAAGCCTTGGCGGACTGCTCGGTTCGGCGGTGTTCGGCACCTTCATCACGTGGCGGGAGAAACTCCATTCGCACGCGCTGGTGGAGCACCTAGCGCTCACGGACCCGATCGTCGCACAGCGCGTCGCACAGTTGAGCGGCGCCTATGCCCGATCGCTAACCGACAAAGCGTTGCTCAACCAGGAAGGCATCGCACTCCTCGGCCAGCAGGCAACGCGAGAGGCCAATGTCCTGGCCTACAACGATGCCTTCCTTCTCATTGCCGCGCTGGCTGCCTTGGCCTTTGTCTGCCTCCTCATCCATATCGCCTTCGATACAATCAGACGCTGGCAAGTCGCAGCACCCCAAACGGCCTCCAGCTGA
- a CDS encoding OpgC family protein, producing MRAERDTRIDVIRAIVLLMIFINHVPGNVYEKFTLKNLGFSDAAEVFVLISGLAIGLVYGQKMTGGQGVRSALAIWRRAWVLFYTHIMMTVATLTIFCGAAVFALRPDLLEMINIGPLMEDPARVVVGIGTLGHQLGYNNILPVYMLLLLATPAIVWLLNRSMAGTLAASGALWLAAGIFQVAPANYPLPGVWFLNPLSWQFLYVIGIAGMMHVRSGGSLPQHPLWTRLALAYLVFAFLWIHGPFWGHVTWLGLPEVLGGFNKTFLSLFRLLDVLALAYLVARWPAVSGLARTAPDHPLAILGKHSLPVFVTGTMCAMVAQVLRHLDQPGLGFDTLLIATGIATQLAVAYFLEWKADMTRTAAAKAPKARGAGEAKALPVAA from the coding sequence ATGCGTGCCGAGCGAGACACTCGAATCGACGTCATCAGGGCAATTGTGCTGCTGATGATCTTCATCAACCACGTTCCCGGGAACGTCTACGAAAAGTTCACGCTCAAGAATCTCGGCTTCTCCGACGCGGCCGAGGTGTTCGTGCTGATCTCGGGACTCGCGATCGGCCTTGTCTACGGGCAGAAGATGACGGGCGGGCAAGGGGTGAGGTCCGCGCTCGCCATCTGGCGCCGGGCGTGGGTGCTGTTCTACACCCATATCATGATGACGGTGGCGACGCTGACCATCTTCTGCGGCGCCGCGGTGTTCGCGCTGCGGCCCGACCTGTTGGAGATGATCAACATCGGTCCGCTGATGGAGGACCCCGCCCGCGTGGTGGTGGGCATAGGCACGCTCGGCCACCAGCTTGGCTACAACAACATCCTGCCGGTCTACATGCTGCTGCTTCTCGCCACGCCGGCGATCGTGTGGCTGCTCAACCGCAGCATGGCCGGGACGCTGGCCGCCTCGGGCGCGCTGTGGCTCGCGGCCGGCATCTTCCAGGTCGCGCCGGCGAACTATCCGCTGCCGGGAGTCTGGTTCCTCAACCCGCTGTCCTGGCAGTTTCTCTACGTCATCGGCATCGCCGGCATGATGCATGTCAGGTCCGGCGGATCTCTGCCGCAGCATCCGCTCTGGACCCGGCTGGCGCTCGCCTATCTCGTCTTCGCGTTCCTGTGGATCCACGGCCCGTTCTGGGGCCATGTGACGTGGCTCGGCCTGCCCGAAGTGCTGGGCGGGTTCAACAAGACCTTCCTGTCGCTCTTCCGCCTGCTCGACGTTTTGGCGCTCGCCTATCTCGTCGCGCGCTGGCCGGCGGTGTCGGGGCTGGCGCGAACGGCGCCCGACCATCCGCTGGCGATCCTCGGCAAGCATTCGCTGCCGGTGTTCGTCACCGGAACGATGTGCGCGATGGTGGCGCAGGTGCTGCGCCATCTGGACCAGCCCGGCCTGGGCTTCGACACGCTGCTGATCGCCACCGGCATCGCCACGCAGCTCGCTGTGGCCTATTTCCTCGAATGGAAGGCGGACATGACGCGGACGGCCGCCGCGAAGGCGCCGAAGGCAAGGGGGGCGGGAGAGGCCAAGGCGCTGCCGGTCGCGGCGTGA
- a CDS encoding HlyD family secretion protein, translating to MSKFLRPSATTLAVLLGILGVTLVLYAWRLPPFVTTVETTDNAYVRGQVTVMSPQLAGYVLEVPVRDYDHVKAGQLLVRLDDRIYLQKLEQARATLSGQQASLANSQQAQASAEARIRASEAALEGAKVALDIAEKNWERLEPLLNKGVVTASDADKSRSTVDQARANHAQAEASLDVARQDLQATIVSRRSLEAAVQGAEAATHLAEIDLENTRIVAPQDGTLGEVGARIGQYVAAGTQLVALVPERKWVVANFKETQLADMKIGQLAKMTIDALHHAELTGHIEQFAPATGSEFSVLKADNATGNFTKVAQRLPLRITIDPGQALADRLAPGMSVVVTIDTATKPSINIATK from the coding sequence ATGTCAAAATTTCTAAGACCTTCCGCAACCACGCTCGCCGTTCTGCTTGGCATTCTAGGTGTCACGCTCGTGCTATACGCTTGGCGGCTGCCGCCTTTCGTGACGACTGTCGAGACCACCGACAACGCCTATGTGCGCGGGCAGGTCACGGTCATGTCTCCCCAATTGGCCGGCTATGTCTTGGAGGTGCCCGTGCGGGACTATGACCATGTCAAGGCAGGGCAGCTTCTCGTACGCCTCGACGACCGAATCTACCTTCAAAAGCTTGAGCAGGCGCGTGCGACGCTGTCTGGACAGCAAGCCTCGCTTGCGAATTCACAGCAGGCCCAGGCATCTGCCGAGGCCCGCATCCGCGCGAGTGAGGCTGCGCTCGAAGGAGCAAAAGTGGCTCTTGATATAGCGGAAAAAAACTGGGAACGGCTGGAGCCGCTGCTGAACAAGGGCGTGGTGACGGCCAGCGACGCCGATAAGAGCCGTTCTACCGTTGATCAGGCACGTGCAAACCATGCCCAGGCCGAGGCAAGCCTTGATGTCGCCAGACAAGACTTGCAGGCAACCATTGTCAGTCGACGCTCTTTAGAAGCTGCCGTGCAGGGCGCCGAGGCGGCTACGCATCTTGCCGAGATCGATCTGGAGAACACCCGTATCGTTGCGCCTCAGGACGGAACACTGGGTGAGGTGGGAGCGCGGATCGGTCAATATGTAGCCGCCGGCACTCAGCTCGTCGCGCTGGTGCCCGAGCGCAAATGGGTGGTTGCGAATTTCAAGGAGACACAACTCGCCGACATGAAGATCGGCCAGCTTGCCAAGATGACCATCGATGCGCTGCATCATGCAGAACTGACCGGCCATATCGAACAGTTCGCACCCGCCACTGGCTCTGAGTTCAGCGTGCTGAAGGCCGATAACGCCACGGGAAACTTCACCAAGGTCGCGCAACGGTTGCCGCTACGCATCACGATCGACCCGGGTCAGGCCTTGGCCGACCGGCTGGCGCCCGGCATGTCCGTTGTCGTCACCATCGATACGGCGACAAAACCTTCGATCAACATCGCTACTAAATAG
- a CDS encoding alpha/beta hydrolase: MRGDWMDAPLRYDRSYVYRLYEPQDPAERTIVALHGSGADEAAILPLARMLDPKARIVAPRGRILQNGERRWYRKLSPITFDQSSVALEADTFSGFLDGLRRDGVTDPDRTLFLGYSNGANLVAATMLLHPGAIRQAVLMRAMSVLESAPKADLTAARVLILSGATDQIYGSYGAMLGDLLKRNGAVVVQDTLSSGHECGEGDIAYARGWLDSVEGGVPATADARGTRG, translated from the coding sequence ATGAGAGGCGACTGGATGGATGCGCCGCTGCGGTATGACCGCAGCTATGTCTACCGGCTCTATGAGCCGCAGGACCCAGCCGAGCGGACGATCGTGGCGTTGCACGGGTCGGGCGCGGATGAGGCGGCGATCCTGCCGCTGGCGCGGATGCTCGATCCGAAAGCGCGGATCGTCGCGCCCCGCGGCCGTATCCTGCAGAACGGCGAGCGCCGCTGGTACCGCAAGCTGAGCCCGATCACCTTTGACCAGTCGAGCGTGGCGCTGGAAGCCGACACCTTTTCCGGCTTCCTCGACGGCCTGCGCCGCGACGGCGTCACCGATCCGGACCGCACCCTGTTCCTCGGCTATTCGAACGGCGCCAACCTGGTGGCCGCGACCATGCTGCTCCACCCCGGCGCAATCCGCCAGGCGGTGCTGATGCGCGCCATGTCCGTCCTCGAATCCGCCCCCAAGGCCGACCTCACCGCCGCGCGCGTGCTGATCCTGTCCGGCGCCACCGACCAGATCTACGGCTCCTACGGCGCGATGCTGGGCGACCTGTTGAAGCGCAACGGTGCGGTGGTCGTGCAGGACACGCTGAGCTCCGGCCACGAATGCGGCGAAGGCGACATCGCCTATGCGCGCGGCTGGCTGGACTCGGTGGAAGGCGGGGTGCCGGCCACGGCGGATGCGAGGGGAACGAGGGGGTAG
- a CDS encoding GyrI-like domain-containing protein, with protein sequence MCVWCEGAATGLDGFAIETRGQARLAGRWWQGTHADAVAGGLREVLAALRERILEEPAFAPGPVVVVTLAGQGDDVRCFAGARLEDGASLPDGLEEFLVPACDYASALHRATEGEVIDRYAAMLDWMRAERLSRDCSQIQHREEYPLHADFARPEAVRLMVPIVHKS encoded by the coding sequence ATGTGCGTCTGGTGCGAGGGTGCGGCCACCGGTCTCGACGGGTTCGCGATCGAGACGCGGGGGCAGGCGCGGCTCGCCGGGCGGTGGTGGCAAGGCACGCATGCCGACGCCGTCGCCGGCGGCCTGAGGGAGGTGCTGGCGGCGTTGCGCGAGCGCATCCTGGAGGAGCCGGCGTTTGCGCCTGGGCCGGTGGTCGTCGTAACGCTGGCCGGGCAGGGGGATGACGTCCGATGCTTCGCCGGCGCGCGGCTGGAAGACGGCGCATCACTGCCGGACGGGCTGGAGGAGTTCCTTGTTCCCGCTTGCGACTACGCCAGCGCCCTGCACCGTGCGACCGAGGGCGAGGTCATCGACCGTTATGCGGCGATGTTGGACTGGATGCGGGCGGAGCGACTTTCCCGCGATTGCTCGCAGATTCAGCACCGTGAGGAATATCCGCTGCATGCCGACTTCGCTCGGCCCGAGGCGGTCAGGTTGATGGTGCCGATCGTCCACAAGTCTTGA
- the ssb gene encoding single-stranded DNA-binding protein: protein MAGSVNKVILVGNLGADPEIRRLNSGDAVVNLRIATSESWRDKNSGERKEKTEWHQVVIFNDQLAKVAEQYLKKGMKVYIEGQLQTRKWEKDGVERYTTEVVLQKFRGELQMLDSRGEGGGGGQVSYDRGGRSGGSDFGQSGPSDYGSRGGGGGGRPASRDLDDDIPF from the coding sequence ATGGCGGGTAGCGTGAACAAGGTGATCCTGGTGGGCAATCTGGGGGCGGACCCGGAGATCCGCCGGCTGAACTCGGGCGACGCCGTCGTCAACCTCCGCATCGCGACGTCGGAGAGCTGGCGCGACAAGAATTCCGGCGAGCGCAAGGAAAAGACCGAGTGGCATCAGGTCGTGATCTTCAACGACCAGCTTGCCAAGGTGGCCGAGCAGTATCTGAAGAAGGGCATGAAGGTCTATATCGAGGGCCAGCTCCAGACCCGCAAATGGGAAAAGGACGGCGTCGAGCGCTACACGACCGAAGTGGTGCTGCAGAAGTTCCGCGGCGAGCTGCAGATGCTCGACTCGCGCGGCGAGGGCGGCGGTGGCGGCCAGGTGTCGTATGACCGCGGCGGCCGCTCCGGCGGCTCCGATTTCGGCCAGTCGGGACCGTCGGACTACGGTTCGCGAGGCGGCGGGGGCGGCGGACGCCCGGCATCGCGCGACCTCGACGACGACATCCCGTTCTAG
- a CDS encoding MarC family protein codes for MPTIESLFNAFVTVLVTIDPPGLAPLFLALTRGMNRSERSQVALRASVIGFIVLAVFAVAGAAILNMFGITLPAFRVAGGLLLFFIAFEMIFERRNDRKEKSADVAITRDHIHNIAAFPLAIPLIAGPGAISATVLLSGSFPTLYGQVALLLILLAGIVLTWLVFFLAERIDGFLGQTGRSILTRLLGVILAALAVQFVADGIKALMAA; via the coding sequence ATGCCGACCATCGAGAGCCTGTTCAACGCCTTCGTAACGGTGCTGGTGACGATCGATCCGCCGGGGCTGGCGCCGCTGTTCCTGGCGCTGACGCGCGGCATGAACCGGTCGGAGCGCAGCCAGGTGGCGCTGCGCGCCTCGGTGATCGGCTTCATCGTGCTCGCCGTCTTCGCGGTGGCGGGCGCCGCCATCCTGAACATGTTCGGCATCACGCTGCCGGCCTTCCGCGTCGCGGGCGGGCTGCTCCTGTTCTTCATCGCCTTCGAGATGATCTTCGAGCGCCGCAACGACCGCAAGGAGAAGAGCGCCGACGTCGCGATCACGCGCGACCACATCCACAACATCGCCGCCTTCCCGCTTGCCATCCCGCTGATCGCCGGGCCTGGCGCGATCTCGGCCACGGTGCTGCTCTCGGGCTCCTTCCCGACGCTCTACGGCCAGGTCGCGCTGCTTTTGATCCTGCTCGCCGGCATCGTGCTGACCTGGCTCGTCTTCTTCCTCGCCGAGCGCATCGACGGCTTCCTCGGCCAGACCGGCCGTTCGATCCTGACCCGCCTGCTCGGCGTCATCCTCGCCGCGCTCGCCGTGCAGTTCGTCGCCGACGGCATCAAGGCGCTGATGGCGGCCTGA
- a CDS encoding SDR family oxidoreductase — translation MPGRLSNKVALVTGGSRGIGRATALALARDGASLIGVHYGSNADAAREAVGQIEALGAKAVAIEADLGKGREAALGIWEQFRDAAVAHTGEPGLDILVNNAGVAPAVSLAETSEAVYDEVMAINLKAPFFLIQALAEHIRDGGRIINVSTGFTRVAAPSHPAYSASKGALETLTLALAPELGRRGITINAVMPGITETDMNAGWLANPEARAGAEAMSVFSRIGTADDLADVIAFLASNDARWTTGQVIDATGGARL, via the coding sequence ATGCCTGGAAGACTGTCGAACAAAGTGGCCCTGGTGACTGGAGGCTCGCGCGGTATCGGCCGGGCGACGGCGTTGGCCCTTGCCAGGGATGGCGCGTCCCTCATCGGCGTGCATTATGGCAGCAACGCCGATGCCGCCCGCGAGGCCGTCGGGCAGATCGAAGCGCTCGGCGCCAAGGCCGTCGCCATCGAGGCTGATCTCGGTAAAGGGAGGGAGGCGGCGCTCGGTATCTGGGAGCAGTTCAGGGACGCAGCCGTCGCCCACACCGGCGAGCCCGGCCTGGACATTCTGGTCAACAATGCCGGCGTGGCGCCAGCGGTCTCATTGGCCGAGACGAGCGAAGCCGTCTACGACGAGGTCATGGCGATCAACCTGAAGGCGCCCTTCTTCCTGATCCAGGCTCTGGCCGAACATATCCGCGACGGCGGGCGCATCATCAACGTCTCGACCGGCTTCACGCGCGTCGCCGCGCCCAGCCACCCGGCCTATTCGGCGTCGAAAGGCGCGCTCGAAACGCTGACGCTGGCACTGGCGCCCGAGCTGGGCCGGCGCGGGATCACCATCAACGCGGTCATGCCGGGCATCACCGAGACGGACATGAACGCCGGCTGGCTGGCCAATCCCGAGGCACGGGCGGGCGCAGAGGCGATGTCGGTCTTCTCGCGCATCGGGACGGCCGACGACCTCGCCGACGTGATCGCCTTCCTCGCCTCCAACGATGCGCGCTGGACCACGGGACAGGTGATCGACGCCACGGGCGGTGCCCGGCTCTGA